In Desulforegulaceae bacterium, the following are encoded in one genomic region:
- a CDS encoding DUF3334 family protein, producing MNNEPQTIDKIATLLCKATKHIIETSTKQKVEYSKTFQKIPKVTMTPDIGCFVQFTGNYNGLVVINLTEAAAMEVYTSYMKTMGMPEDELAKDFTSSEVADSIGEITNQIMGLLMRTIEDKYDLSSFCGQPKALALNSAITLIIDCEYQIHRRLVFKINGKPFLIEIALEQTEFIKTNL from the coding sequence ATGAACAACGAGCCGCAAACAATAGATAAAATTGCAACCCTTCTTTGCAAAGCTACAAAACATATAATAGAAACAAGCACAAAACAAAAAGTTGAATACTCAAAAACATTTCAAAAAATCCCAAAGGTTACCATGACTCCCGACATTGGATGCTTTGTCCAGTTTACAGGCAATTACAACGGACTTGTTGTAATTAATCTTACTGAGGCGGCTGCCATGGAAGTTTACACCTCTTATATGAAAACAATGGGAATGCCAGAAGATGAACTTGCAAAAGACTTTACCTCAAGCGAGGTGGCAGACAGTATAGGAGAAATCACAAACCAAATCATGGGTCTTCTCATGAGAACTATAGAAGACAAATATGACCTTTCATCTTTTTGCGGACAGCCCAAAGCTCTTGCCTTAAACAGTGCAATTACCCTTATAATAGATTGTGAGTACCAAATTCACAGAAGACTTGTATTCAAAATAAATGGCAAACCTTTTTTAATTGAAATTGCCTTGGAACAAACTGAATTTATAAAAACCAATTTATAA
- the recD gene encoding exodeoxyribonuclease V subunit alpha, with amino-acid sequence MKIKELTNQDFHHELFQDFKEEYGFSFLDFYFSQFLMEKEDDKSFISAFFLMYLSMETRKGNICIDLNSDPKLFKFVKNYNISIDQFKNEIIACEAVGKDSSKSPIVYENDFFYLNRYYNYENFFSKFIISRALNKNYDKKTISKLNQIIPKYFKDSKLNPDWQMFAALTACFSQFCAVSGGPGTGKTTVIVKIIAVIFELWYPKIPEIILCAPTGKAASRLVEAINNTISSINLNEEIKKNFPSKASTIHRLLGFSSKTNRFVFNKNNRLKADVVIVDEASMIDMKLMANLCEALEDHSKLILLGDRFQLASVSPGSVFGDICKRGEKTGCSNKYIEVLKNFFDEKGLSQIPCSDDGKISDSIVELKKSYRFDKKSGIGKLAEAVKNMDTQKCFDIFDSGFNDIEFIETKNYSDFKTRILGFADKYYKRLGLVKDPELAFKYFSEFMILSPLNDNEYGVSGLNLIIENLFTNKKSLEEKLWYNGKPVIITKNDYINNLFNGDTGICLEDRNGENKVFFQSSDLAYKTFHPLRLNNCQSVFSMTIHKSQGSEFDNVLIVLPEYETSVLSRELIYTAVTRARKKVYFLGKKSIFQTSIKRSVSRSSGLYSRLWKK; translated from the coding sequence ATGAAAATAAAGGAATTAACAAATCAAGATTTTCACCATGAACTTTTTCAAGACTTTAAAGAAGAATACGGTTTTAGTTTTTTAGATTTTTATTTTTCCCAATTTTTAATGGAAAAAGAGGATGATAAGAGTTTTATTTCAGCCTTTTTTCTTATGTACTTGAGCATGGAAACAAGAAAAGGAAATATTTGCATTGATTTAAATTCTGATCCTAAACTTTTTAAGTTCGTAAAAAACTACAATATTTCCATTGATCAATTTAAAAATGAAATTATAGCCTGCGAAGCTGTAGGTAAAGACAGCAGCAAGTCCCCTATTGTATATGAAAATGATTTTTTTTATTTAAACAGGTATTATAACTATGAAAATTTTTTTTCAAAATTTATAATCTCAAGGGCTTTAAATAAAAACTATGATAAAAAAACAATTTCAAAACTTAATCAGATAATTCCAAAATATTTTAAAGACTCCAAATTAAATCCAGACTGGCAGATGTTTGCTGCTCTTACAGCATGCTTTTCCCAGTTTTGTGCTGTTTCAGGAGGGCCGGGCACAGGTAAAACCACAGTTATAGTAAAAATAATTGCAGTGATTTTTGAACTTTGGTATCCAAAGATTCCTGAAATAATTTTGTGTGCACCCACTGGAAAAGCTGCTTCAAGACTTGTTGAAGCAATTAACAATACAATCTCCTCCATAAATTTAAATGAAGAAATTAAAAAAAATTTCCCCTCAAAAGCATCTACCATTCACAGACTTCTTGGTTTTTCATCAAAAACAAACAGATTTGTATTCAATAAAAATAACAGGCTTAAAGCTGATGTAGTAATTGTTGATGAAGCTTCAATGATAGATATGAAGCTAATGGCCAATCTTTGCGAAGCACTTGAAGATCATTCAAAACTTATTCTTTTAGGTGATAGATTTCAGCTTGCTTCTGTTTCTCCTGGTTCTGTGTTTGGTGATATTTGTAAAAGAGGAGAAAAAACAGGGTGCTCAAATAAATACATTGAGGTATTAAAAAATTTTTTTGATGAAAAAGGCTTAAGTCAAATCCCTTGTTCAGATGATGGCAAAATTTCAGATTCCATAGTTGAGCTTAAAAAAAGTTATAGATTTGATAAAAAAAGTGGAATTGGCAAACTGGCAGAAGCTGTTAAAAATATGGATACTCAAAAATGTTTTGATATTTTTGATTCAGGTTTTAATGATATTGAATTTATTGAAACAAAAAACTATTCAGATTTTAAAACCAGGATTCTTGGTTTTGCAGACAAATATTATAAAAGACTTGGTTTAGTTAAAGACCCTGAGCTGGCTTTTAAATATTTTTCAGAGTTTATGATTTTATCTCCCTTAAATGACAATGAGTATGGAGTTTCAGGGCTTAATTTGATAATTGAAAATCTTTTTACAAATAAAAAAAGTTTGGAAGAAAAACTTTGGTACAATGGAAAACCTGTAATTATAACAAAAAATGATTATATAAATAATCTTTTTAATGGGGACACAGGGATTTGTTTAGAAGATCGAAACGGTGAAAACAAGGTTTTTTTCCAATCTTCTGATTTGGCTTATAAAACTTTTCACCCTCTTAGATTAAATAATTGCCAAAGTGTTTTTTCAATGACTATTCATAAAAGCCAGGGCTCTGAGTTTGACAATGTTTTAATTGTTCTTCCAGAATATGAAACAAGTGTTTTGTCAAGGGAGCTTATTTATACTGCTGTAACAAGGGCTAGAAAAAAGGTTTATTTTTTGGGCAAAAAGTCTATTTTCCAAACTAGTATAAAAAGGTCTGTTTCAAGAAGTTCAGGTCTTTATTCAAGACTTTGGAAAAAATGA
- a CDS encoding alpha/beta hydrolase has product MIFLRKTVAFFIIVLILSGCSKAKVYDSSIERLRKNSDLEVETIKLANGEISYLNNFGFKDPESNQDYLIMIHGFGSNKDTWLNFSKELTKKFKIIVLDLPGHGESFSELSNEYTIKNQVEWLKDFLTSLEIEKAHLIGSSMGGAIALKFTSKYPLKVNSLTLINSAGIYKTETKFTKSLEKGKNLLVVENKKEFKELMDLVMENQPYIPSMFFKVLTERKIKRKAIDQKIFDDMSKDLIDLSGNVEKIKTPTLILWGEKDQVLHLDNAYEFKNRIKTSSLVVFEDTGHLPMMEVPKKTASAFVGFVSGSSIGN; this is encoded by the coding sequence ATGATTTTTTTAAGAAAAACAGTAGCATTTTTTATAATTGTTTTAATTTTATCAGGGTGTTCAAAAGCTAAGGTTTATGATTCTTCAATTGAAAGATTAAGGAAAAATTCAGATCTTGAAGTTGAAACAATAAAGCTGGCAAATGGTGAAATTTCCTATCTTAATAATTTTGGATTTAAAGACCCTGAAAGCAATCAGGATTATCTTATAATGATTCATGGGTTTGGTTCAAACAAAGATACCTGGCTCAATTTTTCAAAAGAGCTGACAAAAAAATTTAAAATTATTGTTTTGGATCTTCCTGGCCATGGAGAAAGTTTTTCAGAACTGTCCAATGAATATACAATTAAAAATCAGGTGGAATGGTTAAAAGATTTTTTAACTTCACTTGAAATTGAAAAAGCACATTTAATCGGCAGCTCAATGGGTGGAGCAATTGCCTTAAAATTTACAAGTAAATATCCTTTAAAAGTTAATTCTCTTACCTTAATTAACAGTGCAGGAATTTATAAAACAGAAACCAAGTTTACCAAAAGTCTTGAAAAAGGTAAAAATTTACTTGTGGTTGAAAATAAAAAAGAATTTAAAGAATTAATGGATTTGGTAATGGAAAATCAGCCATATATTCCATCTATGTTTTTTAAGGTTTTAACCGAAAGAAAAATCAAACGGAAAGCAATTGACCAAAAAATATTTGATGACATGTCCAAGGATCTGATTGATTTGTCAGGTAATGTAGAAAAAATAAAAACTCCAACTTTAATTTTGTGGGGAGAAAAAGATCAGGTGCTTCATCTTGATAATGCCTATGAATTTAAAAATAGAATTAAAACAAGCAGTCTTGTTGTTTTTGAAGATACCGGACATCTTCCAATGATGGAAGTTCCCAAAAAGACTGCTTCTGCATTTGTGGGTTTTGTTTCTGGAAGCTCAATTGGCAACTGA
- a CDS encoding leucyl aminopeptidase has product MIKIIKFSELDSGSEVTAIAVSENINEFSGDKKYYPWEQKARDLEEFKGQEDKSIVFYSPENINAKKIILCGLGKKEKLSIESFRKFASNAVKKAISLKASSLDLIIPETQKTDLDKKDVFKALCEGAYLSNYNFNEYKSKKEDSPLKEIKIPVLDENFEQFKNIAQKSEKICSCVFFARNIVSTPPMDKRPEQLKNLLVDFASKSGLQTKVLDNEKLEELGFNSHLGVAKGSTEGAYLVIMEYTPKDYDETIALVGKGITFDSGGLDLKPPSGMEDMKLDMGGAAAVTGAAAALAKLGINKKIIVVVPIAENMVSGDAYRPGDVLKSYSGKTIEVLNTDAEGRLLLADALSYTEKLFNPDLIIDAATLTGACMVALGDKIAGVFTDNEKIGEEIVKKGQEINEPCWMLPVFKEYGKRLKSDVADLKNIGGGRYGGAITAALFLKEFVEKTDFVHLDIAGPAFSQEANYYTNKGGTGFGVRLIAEYILSR; this is encoded by the coding sequence ATGATTAAAATTATTAAATTTTCTGAACTTGACTCTGGTTCTGAAGTTACAGCAATTGCTGTAAGTGAAAACATCAATGAATTTTCAGGGGATAAAAAATATTATCCTTGGGAACAAAAAGCAAGGGATCTTGAAGAGTTTAAAGGCCAGGAAGACAAATCTATTGTTTTTTATTCACCTGAAAACATAAACGCCAAAAAAATTATTTTATGCGGGCTTGGAAAAAAAGAAAAACTTTCCATTGAATCCTTTAGAAAATTTGCTTCCAATGCTGTAAAAAAGGCAATCTCATTAAAGGCTTCATCTCTTGATCTTATAATCCCTGAAACACAAAAAACAGACCTAGACAAAAAAGATGTTTTTAAAGCTTTATGTGAAGGAGCCTATCTTTCAAATTACAATTTCAATGAATACAAATCCAAAAAAGAAGATTCTCCTTTAAAGGAAATAAAAATTCCTGTTTTGGATGAAAACTTTGAGCAATTTAAAAACATTGCACAAAAATCAGAAAAAATATGTTCCTGTGTATTTTTTGCAAGAAATATTGTTTCAACTCCTCCAATGGACAAAAGACCTGAACAACTTAAAAATCTTTTAGTTGATTTTGCATCAAAATCAGGACTTCAAACAAAAGTACTTGATAATGAAAAACTTGAAGAACTTGGATTTAATTCCCACTTAGGAGTTGCAAAGGGAAGTACTGAAGGGGCATATCTTGTAATAATGGAATATACTCCTAAAGATTATGATGAAACAATTGCCCTTGTGGGAAAAGGCATAACATTTGACTCAGGAGGTCTTGATCTTAAGCCGCCATCTGGAATGGAAGATATGAAACTTGACATGGGGGGAGCTGCCGCTGTTACAGGAGCTGCTGCTGCTCTGGCTAAACTTGGAATAAACAAAAAAATAATTGTTGTTGTTCCAATAGCTGAAAACATGGTTTCAGGAGATGCCTATAGACCAGGTGATGTTTTAAAATCCTATTCAGGAAAAACAATTGAAGTGTTAAATACAGATGCTGAAGGAAGACTTCTTCTTGCTGATGCACTTTCATATACTGAAAAACTTTTTAATCCAGACCTTATAATTGATGCTGCAACACTTACAGGTGCATGTATGGTGGCTTTGGGCGACAAAATTGCTGGAGTTTTTACAGATAATGAAAAAATTGGTGAAGAAATTGTAAAAAAAGGACAGGAAATAAATGAACCCTGCTGGATGCTTCCTGTTTTTAAAGAATATGGAAAAAGATTAAAAAGTGATGTTGCAGACCTTAAAAACATAGGTGGAGGCAGATACGGAGGAGCAATTACAGCAGCTCTTTTTTTAAAAGAATTTGTAGAAAAAACAGATTTTGTTCATCTTGATATTGCAGGCCCTGCCTTTAGCCAGGAAGCAAATTATTATACAAACAAAGGCGGAACAGGGTTTGGAGTAAGACTTATTGCTGAATATATTTTAAGCAGATAA
- the glpX gene encoding class II fructose-bisphosphatase, producing the protein MEYPQHNLGLDLVRVTETAALASARWLGKGEKENGDQAAVDAMRLSFNSIGIKGRVIIGEGEKDKAPMLYNGETLGTGNGPSVDVAVDPVEGTNLLAYGRPNAIAVVGVSPEGTMFTPGSSYYMEKLVVPEAAKDVADIEAPVEDNLLKIAKALGKSVEDLMVFVLDKPRHKELIERIRKAGARIQLHTDGDVAGALMAIDPASEIDLMMGTGGTPEGVLAACAIKGLNGEIYTRLDPQNKDEIEALQKEGADLKKVRNVNDLVRSDDVFFAATGISGGSFLSGVTYTGKGAVTQSLVIRGRTGTIRYIKSIHNFTKLMKFSSIKYESK; encoded by the coding sequence ATGGAATATCCCCAACATAATCTGGGTCTTGATCTTGTAAGAGTTACTGAAACTGCCGCCCTTGCTTCAGCAAGATGGCTTGGAAAAGGTGAAAAAGAAAACGGAGATCAGGCTGCAGTGGATGCCATGAGGCTTTCTTTTAACTCAATAGGTATTAAAGGAAGGGTAATTATCGGGGAAGGCGAAAAAGACAAAGCCCCAATGCTTTACAATGGTGAAACTCTTGGAACAGGAAATGGGCCTTCAGTTGATGTTGCAGTTGACCCTGTTGAAGGAACCAATCTTCTTGCCTATGGTAGACCAAACGCTATAGCAGTTGTTGGAGTGTCGCCTGAAGGCACTATGTTTACCCCTGGCTCAAGCTATTATATGGAAAAACTTGTTGTTCCTGAAGCTGCTAAAGATGTTGCAGATATTGAAGCTCCAGTTGAAGATAATCTTTTAAAAATAGCAAAGGCCCTTGGAAAAAGTGTGGAAGATTTAATGGTTTTTGTACTGGACAAACCAAGGCACAAAGAACTTATTGAAAGAATAAGAAAAGCAGGTGCAAGAATTCAGCTTCATACAGACGGTGATGTTGCAGGTGCACTTATGGCAATTGATCCAGCCTCTGAAATAGACCTGATGATGGGAACAGGAGGAACTCCAGAGGGAGTTCTTGCAGCCTGTGCTATTAAAGGACTTAATGGAGAAATCTATACGAGATTAGATCCCCAGAACAAAGATGAAATTGAAGCTCTTCAAAAGGAAGGGGCAGATCTTAAAAAAGTAAGAAATGTAAATGATCTTGTAAGAAGTGATGATGTTTTCTTTGCAGCTACAGGAATTTCAGGGGGATCTTTTTTATCGGGAGTAACCTATACAGGAAAAGGTGCTGTTACTCAATCCCTTGTAATAAGAGGAAGAACAGGAACGATCAGATATATAAAGTCTATTCACAATTTTACAAAACTTATGAAATTCAGTTCAATTAAATACGAAAGCAAATAA